From the Canis aureus isolate CA01 chromosome 33, VMU_Caureus_v.1.0, whole genome shotgun sequence genome, one window contains:
- the LOC144303987 gene encoding uncharacterized protein LOC144303987, giving the protein MRFHLQRHLYFNCASERAQSQVLQSSRLSCGPATTIPGARQDPSSPDSPEAPDHAYPLRLREAPPPASGETGAGRAERLVAPARRPRGAASLLSKRLAGTVGGRAVAVWSAGQQRAPSSLGLAMAPQLSREQGITLRGRRKWWPSSSHLASTAFYISVAYIHLKPLPECRNTDSPCL; this is encoded by the exons ATGAGATTCCACTTGCAGAGACACCTGTATTTCAACTGC GCCTCGGAGCGGGCTCAGAGCCAGGTTTTGCAGTCCTCTCGCCTCAGCTGCGGCCCCGCGACCACAATTCCAGGTGCCCGCCAGGACCCTTCGAGCCCCGACAGCCCGGAAGCGCCTGACCACGCCTACCCACTGCGCCTGCGCGAGGCGCCCCCTCCGGCGAGCGGGGAGACTGGCGCTGGGCGGGCCGAGAGGCTCGTCGCGCCTGCGCGAAGGCCCCGGGGAGCAGCGTCGTTACTTTCCAAACGACTGGCGGGAACCGTTGGAGGCCGTGCGGTCGCCGTCTGGTCTGCCGGGCAGCAGCGCGCTCCCTCGTCCCTAGGCCTGGCCATGGCGCCGCAGCTCTCCCGCGAGCAAGGCATCACCCTGCGCGGGAGGCGGAAATGGTGGCCGAGTTCTTCT caTTTGGCATCAACAGCATTTTATATCAGCGTGGCATATATCCATCTGAAACCTCTACCAGAGTGCAGAAATACGGACTCACCTTGCTTATAA